A single region of the Amphiura filiformis chromosome 7, Afil_fr2py, whole genome shotgun sequence genome encodes:
- the LOC140157243 gene encoding tubulin alpha-1A chain-like isoform X1, which translates to MFFSQQREVISVHVGQAGVQMGNACWELYCLEHGIQPDGQMPSDKTLGGGDDSFNTFFSETGAGKHVPRAVFVDLEPTVIDEVRTGTYRQLFHPEQLISGKEDAANNYARGHYTIGKEWIDRVVDKIRKLGEQCTGLQGFLIFHSFGGGTGSGFTSLLMERLSVDYGKKSKLEFSIYPAPQVSTSVVEPYNSILTTHTTLEHSDCSFMVDNEAIYDICRRNLDIDRPTYTNLNRLIGQIVSSITASLRFDGALNVDLTEFQTNLVPYPRIHFPLATYAPVISAEKAYHEQLTVAEVTNACFEPANQMVKCDPRHGKYMACCLLFRGDVVPKDVNSAIASIKTKRTIQFVDWCPTGFKVGINYQPPTVVPGGDLAKVQRALCMLSNTTAIAEAWARLDHKFDLMYAKRAFVHWYVGEGMEEGEFSEAREDLAALEKDYEEVGVDSAEGEDDEQGQEY; encoded by the exons atgtttttttccCAACAGCGGGAAGTCATCTCAGTCCACGTTGGCCAAGCCGGTGTCCAGATGGGCAATGCATGCTGGGAGTTGTACTGTTTGGAGCATGGTATCCAGCCTGATGGTCAGATGCCTAGTGATAAGACCCTTGGAGGAGGCGATGATTCCTTCAATACTTTCTTCAGCGAAACTGGAGCAGGAAAACACGTCCCAAGAGCAGTGTTTGTAGATCTGGAGCCTACTGTCATCG ATGAGGTGCGTACCGGTACCTATCGTCAGCTTTTCCACCCGGAACAGCTGATTTCTGGCAAGGAAGATGCTGCTAATAATTATGCACGTGGACATTACACCATTGGTAAAGAATGGATTGACCGTGTCGTGGACAAAATTCGCAAACTG GGTGAGCAGTGCACAGGTCTGCAAGGATTCTTGATATTCCACAGTTTTGGTGGTGGCACTGGTTCTGGTTTTACATCTCTCCTTATGGAACGTCTCTCTGTCGATTATGGCAAAAAATCCAAGCTGGAATTCTCCATCTACCCAGCGCCGCAGGTCTCAACTTCAGTTGTGGAGCCATACAACTCCATCCTGACCACTCATACCACTTTGGAGCACAGTGATTGTTCGTTCATGGTCGACAACGAGGCAATCTACGACATCTGCCGCCGTAACCTGGACATTGACCGCCCAACTTACACCAACCTTAACCGCCTGATTGGTCAGATTGTTTCATCTATTACGGCTTCTCTACGTTTTGATGGGGCCCTCAATGTCGACTTGACAGAATTCCAGACCAACTTGGTGCCCTACCCACGTATTCATTTCCCTCTGGCCACATACGCCCCTGTCATCTCTGCAGAGAAGGCCTACCATGAACAGCTGACTGTTGCTGAAGTCACCAATGCCTGTTTCGAGCCAGCCAACCAGATGGTAAAATGTGATCCCCGTCATGGCAAGTACATGGCCTGTTGTCTGCTGTTCCGTGGTGACGTTGTCCCCAAAGATGTCAATTCAGCTATCGCTAGCATCAAGACCAAGCGTACCATTCAATTTGTCGACTGGTGTCCAACTGGCTTCAAAGTAGGTATCAACTACCAGCCACCAACCGTTGTACCTGGTGGTGATCTGGCTAAAGTCCAACGTGCCCTCTGCATGTTGAGCAACACAACTGCCATTGCCGAAGCCTGGGCTCGTCTGGATCACAAGTTTGATTTAATGTACGCCAAGCGTGCTTTTGTTCATTGGTACGTCGGTGAGGGTATGGAAGAGGGGGAGTTCTCCGAGGCTCGTGAAGATTTGGCTGCACTTGAGAAGGATTATGAAGAAGTTGGTGTCGACTCTGCTGAAGGTGAAGATGATGAACAGGGTCAAGAATATTAG
- the LOC140157244 gene encoding tubulin alpha-1 chain-like yields the protein MREVISVHVGQAGVQMGNACWELYCLEHGIQPDGQMPNDKTLGGGDDSFNTFFNETGAGKHVPRVVFVDLEPSVIDEVRTGTYRQLFHPEQLISGKEDAANNYARGHYTVGKEKIDIVMDRLRKLADQCSGLQGFLIFHSFGGGTGSGFTSLLMERVSVDYGKKSKLEFAVYPAPQISSAVVEPYNSILTTHTTLEHSDCSFMVDNEAIYDICKSNLEISRPTYTNLNRLIGQIVSSITASLRFDGALNVDLTEFQTNLVPYPRIHFPLATYAPIISAEKAYHEQLTVSEITNAVFEPANQMVKCDPRHGKYMACCLLYRGDVVPKDVNSAIASIKTKRTIQFVDWCPTGFKVGINYQPPTVVPGGDLAKVQRAICMLSNTTAIAEAWARLDHKFDLMYAKRAFVHWYVGEGMEEGEFSEAREDLAALEKDYEEVGVDSAEAEGEDDEQGEY from the exons ATG CGTGAAGTCATCTCAGTTCACGTCGGGCAAGCAGGTGTGCAGATGGGCAATGCATGCTGGGAGTTGTACTGTTTGGAGCATGGTATCCAGCCTGATGGTCAGATGCCCAATGATAAGACCCTTGGAGGAGGTGATGACTCCTTCAATACTTTCTTCAATGAGACAGGTGCTGGCAAGCATGTACCACGTGTTGTGTTTGTTGATCTTGAGCCTAGTGTTATAG ATGAGGTCCGCACCGGTACCTACCGTCAACTTTTCCACCCAGAACAACTGATTTCCGGTAAAGAGGATGCCGCCAACAACTACGCCCGTGGTCACTACACAGTGGGCAAAGAGAAGATTGATATTGTGATGGATAGGCTGAGAAAACTT GCTGATCAGTGCTCAGGTCTTCAAGGATTTTTAATTTTCCACAGCTTCGGTGGCGGTACTGGATCTGGTTTCACCTCACTGCTCATGGAACGTGTCTCTGTCGACTACGGCAAAAAATCCAAGCTGGAGTTTGCCGTCTACCCAGCTCCTCAGATTTCATCCGCTGTCGTCGAGCCATACAACTCAATCCTCACCACCCACACCACCTTGGAACATTCTGACTGTTCTTTTATGGTTGACAACGAAGCCATTTACGACATCTGCAAGTCAAATTTGGAGATCAGCCGTCCAACATATACAAATCTGAATCGTTTGATTGGTCAGATTGTTTCTTCAATCACAGCTTCTTTACGGTTTGATGGTGCGTTAAATGTTGATTTGACGGAGTTTCAGACTAACCTGGTACCGTATCCACGTATCCATTTCCCTCTTGCGACTTACGCACCGATCATTTCCGCAGAGAAAGCTTATCATGAGCAGCTCACAGTGTCTGAAATTACCAATGCTGTCTTTGAGCCAGCCAACCAGATGGTCAAGTGTGATCCTCGTCATGGCAAGTACATGGCGTGCTGTCTGCTGTACCGTGGTGACGTCGTTCCAAAGGATGTCAATTCGGCTATCGCTAGCATCAAGACCAAGCGTACCATCCAATTCGTTGACTGGTGTCCAACTGGTTTCAAAGTAGGCATCAACTACCAGCCACCAACTGTCGTACCTGGTGGTGATCTGGCTAAAGTCCAACGTGCCATCTGCATGTTGAGCAACACCACTGCCATCGCCGAAGCCTGGGCTCGTCTGGATCACAAGTTTGATCTGATGTATGCCAAGCGTGCATTTGTCCATTGGTACGTCGGTGAGGGTATGGAAGAGGGCGAGTTCTCTGAGGCTCGTGAAGATTTGGCTGCCCTTGAGAAGGATTATGAAGAAGTTGGTGTTGACTCTGCTGAAGCTGAAGGTGAAGATGATGAACAGGGTGAATATTAG
- the LOC140157243 gene encoding tubulin alpha-1A chain-like isoform X2 — MREVISVHVGQAGVQMGNACWELYCLEHGIQPDGQMPSDKTLGGGDDSFNTFFSETGAGKHVPRAVFVDLEPTVIDEVRTGTYRQLFHPEQLISGKEDAANNYARGHYTIGKEWIDRVVDKIRKLGEQCTGLQGFLIFHSFGGGTGSGFTSLLMERLSVDYGKKSKLEFSIYPAPQVSTSVVEPYNSILTTHTTLEHSDCSFMVDNEAIYDICRRNLDIDRPTYTNLNRLIGQIVSSITASLRFDGALNVDLTEFQTNLVPYPRIHFPLATYAPVISAEKAYHEQLTVAEVTNACFEPANQMVKCDPRHGKYMACCLLFRGDVVPKDVNSAIASIKTKRTIQFVDWCPTGFKVGINYQPPTVVPGGDLAKVQRALCMLSNTTAIAEAWARLDHKFDLMYAKRAFVHWYVGEGMEEGEFSEAREDLAALEKDYEEVGVDSAEGEDDEQGQEY, encoded by the exons CGGGAAGTCATCTCAGTCCACGTTGGCCAAGCCGGTGTCCAGATGGGCAATGCATGCTGGGAGTTGTACTGTTTGGAGCATGGTATCCAGCCTGATGGTCAGATGCCTAGTGATAAGACCCTTGGAGGAGGCGATGATTCCTTCAATACTTTCTTCAGCGAAACTGGAGCAGGAAAACACGTCCCAAGAGCAGTGTTTGTAGATCTGGAGCCTACTGTCATCG ATGAGGTGCGTACCGGTACCTATCGTCAGCTTTTCCACCCGGAACAGCTGATTTCTGGCAAGGAAGATGCTGCTAATAATTATGCACGTGGACATTACACCATTGGTAAAGAATGGATTGACCGTGTCGTGGACAAAATTCGCAAACTG GGTGAGCAGTGCACAGGTCTGCAAGGATTCTTGATATTCCACAGTTTTGGTGGTGGCACTGGTTCTGGTTTTACATCTCTCCTTATGGAACGTCTCTCTGTCGATTATGGCAAAAAATCCAAGCTGGAATTCTCCATCTACCCAGCGCCGCAGGTCTCAACTTCAGTTGTGGAGCCATACAACTCCATCCTGACCACTCATACCACTTTGGAGCACAGTGATTGTTCGTTCATGGTCGACAACGAGGCAATCTACGACATCTGCCGCCGTAACCTGGACATTGACCGCCCAACTTACACCAACCTTAACCGCCTGATTGGTCAGATTGTTTCATCTATTACGGCTTCTCTACGTTTTGATGGGGCCCTCAATGTCGACTTGACAGAATTCCAGACCAACTTGGTGCCCTACCCACGTATTCATTTCCCTCTGGCCACATACGCCCCTGTCATCTCTGCAGAGAAGGCCTACCATGAACAGCTGACTGTTGCTGAAGTCACCAATGCCTGTTTCGAGCCAGCCAACCAGATGGTAAAATGTGATCCCCGTCATGGCAAGTACATGGCCTGTTGTCTGCTGTTCCGTGGTGACGTTGTCCCCAAAGATGTCAATTCAGCTATCGCTAGCATCAAGACCAAGCGTACCATTCAATTTGTCGACTGGTGTCCAACTGGCTTCAAAGTAGGTATCAACTACCAGCCACCAACCGTTGTACCTGGTGGTGATCTGGCTAAAGTCCAACGTGCCCTCTGCATGTTGAGCAACACAACTGCCATTGCCGAAGCCTGGGCTCGTCTGGATCACAAGTTTGATTTAATGTACGCCAAGCGTGCTTTTGTTCATTGGTACGTCGGTGAGGGTATGGAAGAGGGGGAGTTCTCCGAGGCTCGTGAAGATTTGGCTGCACTTGAGAAGGATTATGAAGAAGTTGGTGTCGACTCTGCTGAAGGTGAAGATGATGAACAGGGTCAAGAATATTAG